TCGTCCCATATTCTCCCAGTAGAGCCTTCCCGCGGAGGCTGCGCTGTTCGTCAGCCAGTACAGCGTAAAGTCGTCAAGCACCTCATCTTTCGTGGGCGACGTTTTGGCGTCGGCGCCGTACGTCCACCGGGCAAAGCCCGGATGCCCCAGCATGAAGGCCGCGAGGAAGGCCGGTGAATCCGTCACGCCATAGCCGATCGTCTGCGGCCGCGCTCCCAGCATCGTGCTATAGGCCGAGTTCCCCTGTTTGGCGAACGTGAGGAGCACGTCGAACGTCGCGCGTTCCTTCTCGCTCAGTCCCGCCGGCGCGGGCCCGCCGACGGTAAGCGCCGCGGCCTCCTCCGGCGGCACCGTTGCCGGCAGGTTGACGTGGATGCCTGCCAATCCTGTGGGCGCCTGGCGCGCCATTGCACTGGTGATGGGAGCACCCCAGTCGCCCCCCTGGGCGACGTAGCGCATGTACCCGAGGCGGTGCATCAGCTCCGCCCAGACTCGAGCGATGTGGTCCGGGTCCCAACCGGTGCCGGTCGGCTTGGCGGAGAAGCCGTAGCCAGGGATGGACGGGATCACGACATCGAATGCATCCCCGGCCTTACCCCCGTGCGCGCCTGGATCGGTGAGCGGGCCGACGACCTTGACGAACTCCAGCACGGAGCCTGGCCAGCCGTGGGTCATGATCAGCGGCAGAGCGTTCGGATTGGGGGAGCGCACCCAGATGAAGTGAATATCGACCCCATCGATGGTGGTCATGTACTGCGGCAAGGCATTGAGTTGGGCCTCGGCCTTGCGCCAGTTGTAGCTCGTTCCCCAGTAGCGAACCAGCTTCTGCAGCTTGGCTAGCTGCGCACCCTGTGACCGATCGGCAACCGTCTCCTGGTCCGGCCAGCGGGTCGTCGCTATGCGACTGCGCAGATCCGCGAGCGCCGTCTCCGGAACCTGGACGTGGAATGGACGGACGACCCTGGCGTCGTCCGCGGGGGCCGGGCTGGCCATGACCGAGAAAGAGAATGCAAGGGTGGCCGCAAGGGCTGCGTACGTACGCTTCATGTTTATGCCTCTAGTTCGGGGACGCGATGAGTTCGTCCGTGATCAGAATGGCGTGAGCGAAGGTGGGGCCGTTCAGCTCGTGCGCGGCATGCATCATTTCCGGTATTTGCGCCGCGGTCGTATCGCGCACGAGTGTGACGTGGTGGCCGAGTTCGGACGCGTAATGGGCGGCGCAATCGATTCGCCTGCGCCGTCAAGACCCATGACGGTTGGCTGTTACCGATGACGTGGGCCTTGCGCGTTCGAATCCTCCGCCGACGCAGCCGCGCTGGACCACCGTGAGAACCGGGATCTCCAGCCTGGCGAGGTGGTCGAGGGCTTTCTCGAGCACAGGTCCGCGAAGTCCTAGACTCGCATGATTACCCGCCCATAGGGACGGTCTTCGATCAGATACCGAACGGCCTCGGCGGCCTCTGTCAGCGGGAAGACCTTGGCGATCTTTGGCGCCAGCGCGCCCTCCTTCAGATACCCGAGGATCGTATTGTTGGCTGCCGCAACCGTTTCCGGCGCAAACAGCCTGAAGGTGAAACCGCGGATCGTCGCGGCCTTCCAGATGATGTCGGTGATGCTCACTTCCGCCTCTCGCCCACCGGCGTAACCGACTACGACGACCGTGCCGCCGAATGCGAGCGAGGCAAGCGCCTGGCCGGTCAGCTTTCCGCTCACGCCGTCAACCACGATATCGACGCCTTTCCCCTCGGTGATACGCAGCACACCGTCTTTAAGGCTCTCCTTGGACAGGTCAATCACATGCTCGTAGCCGTCTGCGCGAGCCTGCTCGGCCTTTTCAGTCGTACCGGCGGTCGAGATCGCGAGCGATGCGCCCAGGCGGCGCGCGATCTGAACGGTCTCCATGCCGACGGCGCTGCCAATTGCGGGGGCCAGCACTGTTTGGCCCTGCTTGAACTTCGCGATCTCCGTCAGAGCCAGGTAGCCGGTCAGATAGCCCGCGCCCGCGAGAAACGCTGCAGCATGATTGTCGTCCACGTCTGCAGGTACGTGGGCAAGCCCGGCTGCTGGCGTAGCCACGTACTCGCGCCATGTGCCATCGGCCACCAGACCCGAACCCTGTCCCCTGACGAAGACGCGATCGCCGGCTTTGAAATCAGCATTCCGTGTCTCGACCACGACTCCCACTCCCGACTGACCGCCAATGCGGGGCAGGTTGTCTGGGGTGGAAATGTAGATGTGCCCGGAGCGGAACGTATTGTCGAGAGGGTTGATCCCGACAGTGCGCATTTCCACGAGCACCTCGCCGTCCTTCGGTTGCGGACGTTCCAGGTCGACTAAACGGTTTTCTTGATAGCTACCGTAAGCTTGATATTGGATGGCTTTCATAGCGCTTCTCCATCAGTGGTTTGGCTATTGGGTCCGGCCGCCGAGCTGAAGTGCGCGATGAGAAAGCCCGGCTTGGGGCAATCGAGCACCGCGATACATAGCTCTGAATCAGACTCCGCGAGATGTAGGAGTTGCTCTCCAACTCCTGGCACGGAGCCGGCGTTGAACACATTGATCGGGGGATGGAAGGTCACCCGCCAGCAGGCGAGGGTTTCGCGGGTGATCTTGAGGCTGCTTGTAAGGGCGCATTCATCGGGTGTCTCCCAACATGGTTTGATATTGAAACAGCGCGATTACAGCTCGCGTGTCCGCCCTGCCCGCACGTGCCCATGCACAAACACCTGATTGTGTCGAAGTGCTCTGCCGCCCATGAAGTAGTTGCCATGCGGCATGTCCTGGGACATCACCTGCGCGAAGAACGTATTCGCGCAGGTGACCTGATTGTGCGATGCGGTAATCGAAGCCGCGAGTTCTTCCTTTGCCCGCGACGAAAGCAGTCCTGCGGCGGCGGACACGATATAGGTCGGCATGAATGTCTCCTTGATGATCAGCTGGAAAAAATCTGTCGGATGGCGGGACACAAGGGCACGAGCTTTCAGGTGACCTGGCGAACCGAGCGGGTCTGGCCGAACTCGTCGCATTTGGCTCCGAGTGATTTCGTCTTTGCATGCGTCCGACTTTGCAACAGATAGACGCCACTAAGGATGGCGGCCATGGCTACCGCGTCGACGGGCCGCAGCGATTCGCCCGCGATTGCCGTGCCCATCAGCAATGCGACCACCGGCGGGATGTAAGTGACGCTCGAAGCTCCCAGTGCACCAAGTCGCCCGACAATGAAGTAGTACTGGATGAACGCGAGCCCTGTGCCGGACAGACCGAGACCCAGCACGAGGCCAAGGAGCGCCCGGCTGTCGCCAGCAATGCGTGCGATGCCATGGAAGTCGGTTAGGCATGTGGCAATGACGAGCGCAAAGCCGATTTGCCATGTCGAAAGGGCGAGAGGCGATAGATCCAGGCCGGAAAGGAAGCGGCGCGCGTACACGAATGAGCACCCGACGCTCAGCGCGCCCGCGAGCATGTAGGCGACTCCAAGCGGATTCACGCCGGCATCGTTCGAGCCCCACGGCTGGGCGATCAGCAGAACACCGACGAACCCGCAGAGGATGCCAGCCAGCATCCGACGCGTGGGATGCTCCTGCCGCAACAGCGCCCAACCGCAAATGAACGAAACGAGCGGAATCGCGCCACTGAGCATGCCGGCCACGCCGGACGCGAGGAGCGCCGATCCTTTCGCGAAAGCGTAGTAGTAGAGCACCGTCGCAAGCAGCGACATCACGACAAAGTGATGCGCGTGCCGCAAGTGGCGCCATTTCAGCACGCCGGTGAACAGCGCGCATGCCAGTAGCGGCAGGAAGCCGAAGAGCACGCGCAGGAAGACGATCTGACTGGCGGAAAGATAGACGCTTGCCCACTTCATGAAGATGAAGTTGGTGCCCCAGATGAGGCCGCGGAACGTGTCAATGACTTTGCGTCACCTGGCTTCATGAATTTACTGTGCCGGACTGTGGTGTGTTTGGGGTAATGGCCTCCGATGGCGGCGGGTTGATCCAGACTGCTGTGGGCAGCCGCGGTGGTTCAGGGCGACGCCCTTTAAATCTGTTTGGGGACGCCCGGAATGCTGTGTCGAGTGCTGCCTGACGGGTGAGGTGCAACTCCTGGGCGAGCCCATAATGAACGCTGTGCGGCGTCATGAATCCGATGCCCGAGTGCCGATGCACGGTGTTGTACCAGGCGAAGAATGCCTGGCAGTGGGCGCGCGCATCCTCAATGCAGCCGAAGCGCGCGGGGAAGTCCGGACGGTACTTCATCGTCTTGAACTGCGACTCCGAGAAGGGATTATCGTCAGATACGTGAGGCCGGCTGTGGCTTTTAGTGATGTCCAGGTCGACCAGCAACGCGGCCACCGGTTTGGAGCGCATGCTGGCACCGCGATCGGCATGAAGCGTGAGCACGCCGGGGGCGATATCGTGGCGTGCCACGCTGTCGGCGATGAGCTGTTCAGCGAGTTCCGCGCTCTCGCGCCCGGCGATCAACCAGCCCACGACATGGCGGCTGAAGATGTCCAGGATGACGTAGAGGTGGAAGCACGTCCACCTGGCTGGCCCCTTGAGTTTGGTGATGTCCCACGACCACACTTGGTTAGCGCGCGCGCCAGCAACTCGGGCCTGGTGTAGGCCGGATGGACAAGCTGGTTGCGTCGCTCGCGCGAGCCGCCATTGGCCGCCAGCAACCGGTACATGGTGCGCACCGAGCCCAGGTAGCGGCCCTCGTCGAGCAACGTGGCGTGTAGCGCCGCCGGCGCGGTGTCGGCGAAGCGCTCGCTGTTAAGGGTGTCCAGCAGCACCTGGTTTTCCAGGGCATCCAGAGCCAACGGTGGCCGGGGCCGGGCAGTGGACCGTGGCAGTGGACCGATGAAGGCCATGCGACGCAGGTGGGCCCGCTGCCGGGCAGGCGTGCCGCGCGGCACGCCCAGGGCATGGCAGGCCGCGCTCGCGCCCAGGGCCGGAGTGAGCTCTTGCACAGCCGCCATTACGGCTTGTCGGTGTCGTCGTCGATCGGATTGCCCAGCAAGGCTGCAAGTTTTTTGGACGTCGATCACCAGCAGCGCCTTGTCGAGTCGCCTCCTGAGATTATCGCGCTCGCGCGTGAGCTGCGCGATGTGCCGCGCCTCGGCCCGAGTCTCGTCGAATTTGGGTCCGCGCTTTTGTGGGGCAAGGGCAGCCAGTTCGGCAGCCTCGCGCTGGCGCCGCCACGTGCTCAAGGATGACGAGTACACGCCTTCATGGCGCATCAGCGCGCCGATCTCTCCGGGCTTGGTGCAGCGGTCAGCCGCCTCCAGTATGCGGCGCTTGTCGGCGTTGGAAAATTGCCTGCGCCGAGCGCGAGCAACGACCTCTGAATCGGTGCCGGACGCTGACGCCAGCGTCGCCGATCCGGGCGCCTCTTCAGTCGCCCTACGGGCTCCTTGCGTTGCGCCCGGATCGGACACATTCTTGACGGCGGCCATCGTTGCCTTGGATGAGTTGTTGACGGTCATACCTACCTCGTTGCTCACTAATCTATCAGGGATAGGTGACGCACGTCATATTGGCACGGGGGGCCGAGCGCCGCGAAGGCGAGATGGGCGGGGTTCATGGCGAAGAATCTCGAACTGTGTTGCGAGTCTTCATTGTGGTAACGCCGCCGATGAACTACAAATGATTTAAATTTCCCCATGCAATAGAAAAACTGCATCATGCGACCCATTCCACCCTTGAAGGCCTTGTTTGTTTTCGAGGCGGCAATGCGACTCGGTAGTTTTACTCTTGCAGCCGATGAACTCGGGGTGACGCCCGGTGCGGTGGGTCAGCAGATCCAGAAGTTGGAAGACTGGCTCGGCGTGGCGCTGTTCGTCCGGCAGATCCGCCAGGTGACACCCACTGCGGAAGGACGCGCGTATATGGCGCAGATTCAACCTGCCCTTGCCGAAATCGTGCATGCGAGCCGGCGCTTGCGGGAGCGCAAGCATAAGGGCGTACGGCTATCCATGCCGCCCAGCTTCGCGGCAAAGTGGTTTGCGCCGCGAATGGCCGACTTCCTGCAGGCACATCCGGGCATTGCGCTGAGCCTGAGCACCTCAACCACGCTCGTGGATTTCGAGCTCGATGCAGTTGATCTGGCTGTTCGACACTTCAATGGGGTCGATTCCCAACTCTCGATACAACTGCTTTGCCCTGACGAGGCCCGCGCGTACTGCAGTCCGGCATATGCAGCGAAATGGGAACTGAAGCGGCCCGACGATCTTCAGGCGGCTACGTTGCTCCATAACACGCTTCATCCTCACTGGTCGGCCTGGCTGGCTCGCCACAGCGAACTCACCGACAGGCAAATCGAAGCCATCGCCGGCATCCAGTTCGACCAGTCCCTGATGGCGATCGGGGCGGCAGTCCAGGCGCAAGGGGTGGTGCTGACCAGTGCAATTCTTGTCGAGGCGGAAATTGCGGAGGGATTGCTGGTCGAACCGTTCAGCGAGGCGTTTCCACTATCGCTTGGGTACTACCTCGTGCACCCGAAGGCGGTGGAACTTCAGGAAGGTGGAAAAGCGCTGAAGCAGTGGTTTGCAGAAAGGATGGCGGCAAATGCATGGGCGCGTTCGCGCGGGACGTACGCGCGAGCAGAAAACTGATCTCCTGAAACGCATCGTCGAGGGCGTGAGCCAGATCGCCAATGTCCCCAAGGTCAATGTTTGGGGCTATGTCTCCGAGCTACCGCCGAGCCAGATGAATGGCTGTCTGAGCGCGAAGGCCAACGTCCGCAGCCGAACTCGGCCGTCCGATCGTCCCCTGAACTATACCGTCACCGCCGCAGCCTCGGCTCCCCCATCCCGCAAGCCGCCGAAAAACAAAAAAGCCGCCCCCACGAGGGGAGCGGCAGATTGCAGAGGGTCAGCCTCTAAACTACTAGCGCGTTACGCGCATGGCGCCACCGCTGGACACGAGCATCACCCGATCGCCAGGGGCAAACGGTTGATCGGCCTCTTACGTGACAGCCACTAGACGCCCCATGTCGGTACGGACAACGATCTCGTAGCCAGGCCGAGCGGGGTTCGACGCGCGCGCAGCAAGCTGCTGCGCTGCGAGACCCGCGACCGGGCCAGCGACGGCCGCGGCAACATACCTGCCGCGACCGCCGCCAATGGCTTGCGAGCCGATGACCGATCCCGCGATCGCACCGCCAATGCCGGCGATGCCCGAGAACGCGCCACCGTCTTGCGTCATGCCGCCCTGGATGACGACCGTACGCACCCGTACCACCGAGCCTTGCTCAATTTGCCCGCCGCGCAACGCTTCCATGCCTTGGTAGACATTTGAGGAGGTACGTTCGACGGCGCAGCCTGAGAGCGCAGCGATTGCGGTAAGGACTGCGAATAGCTTATGCATGATTTCACCTTTCTTGAGGGCGGGCGAAGCCATGCCATCGGGCATCGACATTCGCCCAATGGGTCTTGAGGAAACACGCCACAGAAAGTGGCGCGGGTTACTGCATTGCTGTGTTCAAACTGCAGTTGCCTGCGCCGGACCATTGCGGCCGCGCGGCAACTTGCCCTTCTTGCTGCTTACTTTCTTGCCCGGGCTTGGAGCTGGCTCAACGTACCCAAATCTCGCCCAGGCCGCCGGGTCCAGCGCCAGCGGATTGGTCCGGCCGGTAGCCAGGTTCACGAACACCCCCGAATACGGGAGTGCGCCGGTTCGATAGAACGTCCACAGCAGGTTGAAGGCTTGAACACCAATCGCCTGGTTGATGACCAATGACTGCTTGCGCAGTGCGTCGGCCATCGAGCAGGACGGCGCGGTGTCTTCCTTGTCGCCAGCCGGGTCGACCAGATCCGGGAACAGGTCCCCAACGTGGGGCAGGCGCCCCGGATGAGGTTGCCTGATTTCCCCCAGGATGACCTGGCCACGATCCGTTTCGTTGCCGCAGTCGAGGTAATAGGCTCCCCGCCCTTTCCGGTCGCCGACAGAATCGCTTCTCGCGCAGCACGGGTATCGACGCACCCGATCACCAGATCGGCGTGCAATGCCTCGGAGGCGGCGAGTTTGCGGGGTACCGCGACCCATCGTGTGCCCATGAGGACGTTGAGCCGGTTGACCAGCAACAGCGCCTTGTAGCCGCCGACGTCCTCAGGGTAGAAGCCCTGGCGGCCGACATTGGTTTCGCTCACGGTGTCGTCGTCGTAGACGGTGCAGTCAATGCCACCGGGATGTCCGAGCTCGAGCATGGCATGATGCAGTCGCGCCAGGTTCGGCAGCAGGGCGCTGCCCGTGCCGCCGGCACCAACCACGACCACCTTCCATGCCCCACTGATCATGCACGGCGGGATCCTATGTTGCAGCAACGTCATTGGCTTCTCCAACGGCATCCAACCAGGACACCGGAATGTTGTGGGAACGCTCGAAGATCCCCTTGGCGCAGAGCCGCAAGGCGACATCCATGCTTCGGGTATGACAGCGGCCAAGCACGACCGCGAACTTCACGTCGAAGCGATCGTCTTGGTCATCTGTCGTCGAGAAACCAGCGGCGAAGCACCCGTGTGAGTGGCAATCGACCACCAGGACTTCGTCGTCGGGGAGTTGCGGTCGGTCGTAACGGAGGCTGGCGCTGTCATGCGACAGCACGACCACCGGCACCAGGCGAAACGCCTTGGTCCCGGGGTTCCAGACAATCCACCCACCAGTTTCATTGGGGCACGCAGCCCTCGCCTGCTCAGCAAAGGCGCCGATCAGCTCCGGCGGAACTCGGCCGCACAGCAGTTCGGACACCTCCTCGACAACCCCATAGGGGATGGCCGTTGAGACCGCGTAGCTGCTGATGCGGCGGATGAGCCGGATCCAGGGCCGAAAGATCTCGATGAATACGCCGTTGCTGGCGACAAGCAAGCGCTCGCCTGCTGTTGTCATCCCTGCGACGGGCTCCCTCGTTGGGACCATGATGGTCGGGAAGGAGCGTTGCAAAGTGGAATCGAAAGGGTTCATGGTCATGTGAGCTCGTTGGCAATCAGATCGCCGAGAGTGTGTTTGAAGGGAACGAGGACGTCCTTTGGGTATGCCTTCCCGAACGCGCCGTCCAGCATGTCTTTCCAGAACGCGAACACGCCGCGCTTGTAGGCAACCCGTTTGCCGCCGTGGTTGGGGTGCGTGAAGGCCGAGTTGAAAAATGCATCCTCCCAGCCGGGAATCGCGCTCACGCCGATCTTCGCAGGGACCTTTGCGGAGCCAACGCAGATCTCTCCGGCGTCCCAGGTGTTGAAGTAAGGAGGCTCATAGAGCTTCGTCTTCGGCGTCGGCCGGCATTCGTCCCGCAGGGCGAACACGCGGAATCCGTCGACCGCGGCCTGAAACACAAGGCCGGGGTGCGGCACGATGCTGCTGCGATTGCCAAGCTCCTTCCCTGCAACGCGCCGCCGGCACCGGAGCTGGCCTTTGCCGACGCGGAGGAGAATTCCGATTGCGATGAGCCGGAAGAGCGATCGGAGGAATTCATCTATCACAACCTGGACGACACCGCTTCGATGGGTGCTGGCCTATCCTACTTCCGCAGCAAGCTTGCCGCACTTGGCGTCACCGTGCCGGAGACCATGTTCACTCAGGTCCTGCGCGACAAAGCACTCAACATCGGCAACCGCTATGTGGTCTATCGACCGGATGGCACCTTCGAAGGCTAAGCCGCGCCCGGCCCGTCCGCAAGGCAGGAAGCACGGCACAGACACCAGGCGTTCTCCGATCCCGGATCGGTACACCTGCACTGCCGCGTTTTCGGACTGCTGCTGCAGTCCCAAGGCGCGAAGCGTCTAGATGGTTTTCACAGCCGCCAGAGCGGCAAGTTAAGCCCAAGAGGGGAACCACTCCTTCACGGGTGGGTTCCCTCGCTATAGGAGAACCCACAATGCAAGAATCCGCAATGCTGCTCGAACAGCCGACTCTACCCTTGAGCCGGATCCGCACGAGCCGCTTCAATCCACGCCGGTTCTTTGATCCGGTGAAAATGGCAGAACTCGTTGCCGGCGTACGTGCGGCGGGATGCATCATGCAACCCATCGTTGTCCGCCCGGTTGAGGACGACCTCTACGAGATCATCGCCGGCGAGCGACGCTACCGCGCGGCGACCGAGGTGTTTGGCGTCGAGTACGCGATGCCCATCGTGGTGCAGGATGTCGACGACGAGACGGCGGAAGCCATGGCGATCATCGAGAACGTCTCCCGCGACGACATCGCGCCCTCTGAGGAGGCGGTGGCTGCAGCGAGGATGGTCGGCAAACTCAAGGGCGACCGAGACGAGGCGGCGCGCCTATTTGGCTGGTCCCGCGCGCAGCTCGACAGGCGTCTGGCACTGATGAATTGCAGCACTGCGGTGCTCAATGCCTTCAATGAGCGCAAGATCCTGCTTGGTCACGCCGAGCTGCTGGCTGCTCTCGCCAAGGACAAGCAGGACAAGCTTCTGCCGGTCATCATCTACGAGGCGAAGTCGGTCGCCGAGTTGAAGAAGACGATTGAGGCCGCTGCTTGTAGCCTCGCAACCGCCATCTTCGACAAGGCGGATTGCGCCACGTGTGCCCACAATTCCGCGCTGCAGACCGAGATGTTCGCGGAATCCATCGCGACCGGTAACTGCACTAATCGCGGGTGCTTCAACACCAAGACCGAAGCGCAGTTGACAGTGATCGCCGACGGCCTCAAGGATGACTTCCCTGAGGTTCGGATCGTCCGGCCCGGCGACAAGTACACGCGGATCCAGCTCGTCGTGGACGGGCCGACTGGCGTTGGCGAGGAGCAGGCCAAGTCTTGCCATGCCTGCAAGAGCTTTGGCGCGGCTGTCAGCAGCTTGCCCGATTCGATGGGGAAGACCTTCCGTGGCCAGTGCTTCGATACGGCCTGCAACTCGCGCAAGGTAGCCGCCGTTTCGGGCAATTCTTCGGGAAGGGCGAGATCCACCCCACCCTGGTCGTCTGGGTGCATTTTCATGATTGTTGGTTTTCCTTACTGTGTCTCGCCAACGCACAGGGCGGCGATCACGCTGCGGATGAGCTGTCTGCTGTATTCCAGGCGACTGCCGGACTGCACGCAGAAGTCGACGAGACGATTGGCGCCGTCCGTGACGATCGTGCCGTAGAGCACGAACGAATCCGGAGTGGCCTTGTGGAATTGATGGATGCGACCTTCGCTATCAAAAAAGCGCTCGTGATATCGCAAAAACGTGCGCGCGATGAAATCACGATGGTCGAATACGGGGAGCGCGCGGGCCAAATCCCGGCGCTGCAATGCGCCAATGGAATGGATCAGGCCAAGCTCGTCTTCTGTCCGGCAAGTGGGCGAAATGATCCGCGCAATATGCACGGGTTCGTCGCACTCGCGCTCGGGTTGAAGCTTCCCGAGCAGACGCATATATCCCCTGCCTACTGCTAATTCTGTCATTTCACCCCTTTCCGGTACATGCCGCTGCTGCGGCGATTTGAAAGCGGGGTAACGGGTTCAATTCTGCATCGTTTTCGGGGTGGCGCGCAAGAGAAACACCCAGAAAATGAATCGGAATTTGCGGTCGCACTCGCGAGATGCCGCCAGGAATCAAAGTGATGCAATTGACGGAAGAACAGGAAACCATCATCGCGGATCCACTGGGTAGCGACCTGGTGATGGTGATCGCCTTCGCCGGCGGGGCGAAGACCACGACACTGCGGCTCAAGGCCGCGGCGCACCCGAAAAAGCGCGGACTCTATCTGGCCTATAACCGGGCCGCTGCCATCGCTGCCCGCGAAACCTTTCCTCCTAACACCACCTGCAAGACAGTGCACGCCCTGGCTTATCCGCGGTTCGGCAGTCGCTACACCCACAAGCTGGTCGCCAACCTGCGCGTCGGAGACGCGATGCGGCTAATGGGGCTGGGCGAGGACTGGAAGCTGGGGCGCGAAGTGGTCGAGTGCGTTCAGGGCTACATCTGCTCGGCGCTCGACGAATTTCCGCAGCTGGCCGGCGTAAGCGGCGATCTCTCGCAAACACCGGCGCGACGCAAGCTTATCGCCGGGACTGCCAAGAGCCTCTGGCAACGGATGGCAGACCCGCGGGATGATGCGCCAATGGTGCATGATGGGTACCTGAAGTTATTTCAACTCTCCCGCCCGACCCTTCCCTTCGACTTCGTCATGCTGGACGAAGGACAGGACAGCAACCCGGCCACGTTGTCGCTGTTCCGCCACCAGAGCCAGCCGAAGATCATCGTCGGCGACCCCTACCAGAGCATCTATCAGTACCGGGGCAGCGTCAACGCCATGGACCCAGCCACGGCGTCTCGGGTCTACCATCTGAGCCGCAGCTTCCGCTTCGGGCCACAGATTGCCGACATCGCAACGAAGCTGCTGCAGGAGTTCTACGGGGAACAGCGCGTCATCGTGGGCGGCGGGCCCGATACCCAGATTCAAGACTTCCACCCGTACGGCCCTCACGCCTGGCTATGTCGTACCAATGCCGAGGTGTTCGCTCAAGCAGCCGCTGGTGTCCAGGCGGGTGAGTCCCTAGCCTTCGTCGGCGGCATCGATGGCTACAACTTCGCCCAGGTACTCGACGCGTATTGGCTCTTCATCGGGTGCCCCGATCAGATCCGCGACCCGCTCGTGCGCCAGTTCCGCTCCTTTGCAGAGATGGAGCGCTATGCCGATGCCGCCGAAGACCCCGAAACGAAGCGGCTCATCAAGGTGGTCGGTATCTATGGAGGCGACATTCCCGCCCTCATTCACGCGATCCGGCGCTCCCTCACGCCGGCGGGGCAAGCCGCCGATCGGACACTGACAACAGCCCATAAGTCGAAGGGACATGACTTGTCCCGCGTCGTCATGGCGGACTATTTCCCCGACCTGACGGATGACGATCTGGACCTGCAGGAAGCCAACCTTGCCTACGTCACGGTCACACGCGCCGTGCATTCGCTTCGCCCAAACAGCATGTTGCACGACTGGTTGTGCCAACTATCGTCTAGTCGTTAGGCCAGCGCTACTCCAATTGGACATTGAGAGCCGAGTCCCGATAGGCGCCTCCGGCGCGATGCACAGTCCCACTACGCGCAAAATCCGCTGGCACCAGATGACGATGAAGCAGTTGGGCATCATTGAACGCGTTGAAGGCGAGCGCGGCCTTTGGCGACTGAGCGAGAATGCACGCCAGAAGCTGCACAAGGCCAGCGCCGGTGTTCGGCTAGTCGCCTTCAGCACGGATCTCGGTGTAGCGGTCTGGGCCCGCTCACGGGACGTTTTTCCGCGCCTGGGAGAGCCGATCTCGCTCTGCGTTACGTCGCCGCCCTACCCGCTCCGCCAGGCGCGAGCCTACGGCAACCCGAACGAAGCGCAGTATGTCGACTTTCTCTGCGAGGCGTTGGAGCCAATCGTCCGCGAGCTGGTACCGGGCGGCAGCATCGTGATTAATATTGGGAATGACGTCCATCTGGCAAGAAGTCCTGCGCGATCCCTCTACGCCGAGCGATTGCTTCTCGCGCTG
The sequence above is drawn from the Cupriavidus sp. D39 genome and encodes:
- a CDS encoding PRTRC system ParB family protein, with the translated sequence MQESAMLLEQPTLPLSRIRTSRFNPRRFFDPVKMAELVAGVRAAGCIMQPIVVRPVEDDLYEIIAGERRYRAATEVFGVEYAMPIVVQDVDDETAEAMAIIENVSRDDIAPSEEAVAAARMVGKLKGDRDEAARLFGWSRAQLDRRLALMNCSTAVLNAFNERKILLGHAELLAALAKDKQDKLLPVIIYEAKSVAELKKTIEAAACSLATAIFDKADCATCAHNSALQTEMFAESIATGNCTNRGCFNTKTEAQLTVIADGLKDDFPEVRIVRPGDKYTRIQLVVDGPTGVGEEQAKSCHACKSFGAAVSSLPDSMGKTFRGQCFDTACNSRKVAAVSGNSSGRARSTPPWSSGCIFMIVGFPYCVSPTHRAAITLRMSCLLYSRRLPDCTQKSTRRLAPSVTIVP
- a CDS encoding UvrD-helicase domain-containing protein, which gives rise to MQLTEEQETIIADPLGSDLVMVIAFAGGAKTTTLRLKAAAHPKKRGLYLAYNRAAAIAARETFPPNTTCKTVHALAYPRFGSRYTHKLVANLRVGDAMRLMGLGEDWKLGREVVECVQGYICSALDEFPQLAGVSGDLSQTPARRKLIAGTAKSLWQRMADPRDDAPMVHDGYLKLFQLSRPTLPFDFVMLDEGQDSNPATLSLFRHQSQPKIIVGDPYQSIYQYRGSVNAMDPATASRVYHLSRSFRFGPQIADIATKLLQEFYGEQRVIVGGGPDTQIQDFHPYGPHAWLCRTNAEVFAQAAAGVQAGESLAFVGGIDGYNFAQVLDAYWLFIGCPDQIRDPLVRQFRSFAEMERYADAAEDPETKRLIKVVGIYGGDIPALIHAIRRSLTPAGQAADRTLTTAHKSKGHDLSRVVMADYFPDLTDDDLDLQEANLAYVTVTRAVHSLRPNSMLHDWLCQLSSSR